In Acidobacteriota bacterium, the sequence GATTCCCAACCAAATCCGTAAAAAATCTGGCCGACATTCACAAATGAGAGATACAGCGCCCAGAGCACAACCCAGATCGCAAGCAATGCCCATGAATATCCATCGATGAGGCTTGAGACGATCAATGCGGAGAGGGCCACGCCAATCCATGCGGACATGGCAAATGCTCTGTCATGCGGAAAGAAGAAGAACAGGCTCGGTGATTCCCGAAATGGCACCTCCCGCACAAACAGGGGAACTGGCATCAACCCCCGTTCTCCCAGCAGCGGCCGGAATTGATTGACGGCATTGAGGAACGCGATGAGAAACAGCGTCCCGATAGCTTTTTCAAGCGCGAATCGCGCCAGCCAGTAATCGCCCGGCTGCAACCAGCCGGGAATGTTGACGTTCATAGGGCAAATTGAGAGAACTCCGCACGCCGAACACGAAGGTCATAAGGGAACATCAAAGTCACGAAGATGAACGCCTCTAACCGTTGTGAGACTCTTATTTCGCCTTCGTCACCTTTGTGTTCGCCTTTTGCCTCCGAGCGATTTACGAGTATGCCTGCAGAAGCGACGGCGACTGTGCGACATCCTGCGCCCGGAAATGTGGAAGAATTAGCAAAGGAGGTTGCTCCATGTCCACTCCCCAAGTTCTAATTCTCACCGGAGATGCCGCAGAGTCGCTGGAAGTGATGTATCCCTATCAGAGATTGAAGGAAGAAGGATACGAGGTTCACATCGCAGCTCCCACGAAGAAGAAGCTGCACTTCGTGGTGCACGATTTTGAGCCGGGCTATGACACCTACACAGAAAAGCCAGGGTACAGCTGGAACGCAGACATCTCCTTTGCCGAGGTCGATCCAGCCAACTACGTGGCTCTGGTGATACCCGGCGGGCGCGCGCCCGAGTACATCCGCAACAACCCTCACTGCCAACGCATTGTCAGGCACTTCTTCGATCGCGAGAAACCGGTAGCCCAGCTCTGCCATGCTTCGCTCGTTCTAGCCGCGGCAGGTGCGCTCAAGGGCAGACGAACAGCAGCCTATCCGGCGCTGGAGCCTGACGTAAAAGCCGCCGGAGCCTATTTCGTCGACAGTGAAGCGGTTGTCGATGGAAACATGGTTTCCGCCCGCGCCTGGCCCGATCATCCTGCATGGATGCGCGAGTTCGTGCGCATTCTTAAGCAGAAAGCTCCAGCTCAACATGGCGAAGTTGCCAAGGCGGGATAGGGTCCAAACGTCTTAGAACAGATCCAATGACACAGGGCGAAGCCCGACATTTTGGTAGCCCATTGGCGTAAGCCGTGGGTTGGCATTACAAACACAATTGAGCCCTGAAAGGGCGGCACATCACCACCGCGTGCGGCAGTGCGGAACTGTGAGGAGAACCGCATTTATTGTCTTCTGCAACCCGTCTCGCCTGTGCGGACAACGAGCCCACGATGAACCCTCAAATGAAAATGCTTTAGAACAACGGATTGCGAAAATATTTTTGGCATGGTCCGCAAGGCACTGATCTGATTGATGGACTTGCAAGCTAGAGCAACGGATGAACGTTGCTATTTGCTGACGTTCTGCGGTATCAAGGAGAGAGATGCTGGGCATCAATACCAAATCGGTACTTGGAGTGCAACGTTGCTCATCGTCAGTCGCGCGCCTCTCCGCTCAACTCCCCGATGGCAGCAA encodes:
- a CDS encoding peptidase, with translation MSTPQVLILTGDAAESLEVMYPYQRLKEEGYEVHIAAPTKKKLHFVVHDFEPGYDTYTEKPGYSWNADISFAEVDPANYVALVIPGGRAPEYIRNNPHCQRIVRHFFDREKPVAQLCHASLVLAAAGALKGRRTAAYPALEPDVKAAGAYFVDSEAVVDGNMVSARAWPDHPAWMREFVRILKQKAPAQHGEVAKAG